A portion of the Blastopirellula sediminis genome contains these proteins:
- a CDS encoding sigma-70 family RNA polymerase sigma factor, whose protein sequence is MHGESSEEEIQAFIQGDPDAIEQMWDAYRDRLFALAKRKLGAKQSRVADEEDVAISAFTSMVRMANEGKLEKIADHQDLWGLFATVVVRKAYARIRYNKAAKRGGGAVRGESIFENPAAGAERNGLAQFDAEQLTPETEAIAEEEFCRLLSKLTDVEREIALMKMEGSTNEEIAEKLNCSTRRITRKLTLIRERWADESQT, encoded by the coding sequence ATGCACGGAGAGTCGAGCGAAGAAGAAATTCAGGCGTTCATCCAAGGAGATCCGGACGCCATTGAGCAGATGTGGGACGCGTATCGGGACCGTCTATTCGCGCTCGCCAAGCGGAAGCTCGGCGCCAAGCAATCGCGCGTCGCTGATGAGGAAGATGTCGCGATCAGCGCCTTCACCAGCATGGTCCGCATGGCGAACGAAGGAAAGCTTGAGAAGATCGCCGACCATCAGGACCTCTGGGGACTTTTCGCAACGGTCGTCGTGCGCAAAGCTTACGCGCGGATCCGCTACAACAAGGCTGCGAAACGGGGCGGCGGCGCCGTGCGCGGCGAGTCGATCTTTGAGAACCCGGCCGCCGGCGCCGAACGAAACGGCCTGGCCCAGTTCGACGCCGAACAGTTGACGCCGGAGACCGAAGCGATCGCCGAAGAAGAATTTTGCCGCTTGCTTTCGAAGCTGACCGACGTCGAGCGTGAGATCGCCCTCATGAAAATGGAGGGAAGTACGAACGAGGAAATCGCTGAAAAATTGAATTGCTCGACACGGCGAATTACTCGAAAATTAACCCTGATCCGGGAGCGGTGGGCGGACGAGAGCCAGACATGA